The following nucleotide sequence is from Candidatus Hydrogenedens sp..
TCGGGGTTAAATTTTGTTGGAGGGTTGATAGGGTCTAATTTTAACGGTACTACTCCAGTCACCAACAGTTACTGGGACAAGGAGTTTTCCGGTATAAATACTTCTGACGGTGGTGAAGGAAGAACAACATTGGAAATGAAACGAAAACTAACTTATACAGATTGGAACTTTAATTCCATATGGGCAATCGTAGAGGAAATAGAATATCCCTATTTAATAGCACTGGGACCCCCAGACATAACTTTACCCCCAGAGATAAATATTACCTCATTAGATGAATTAAATAAAATTGGTAGAGATACAGAATATCCGTGGAACGGTATTTATCACTTAACAAAAGATATAGACGCTTCTGACACTGCTTATTGGGATGGTGGAAAAGGTTTTACTCCGATAAAAGTATTCTTTGGTGAATTTCATGGACATGGTCATTCCATTCAAAATCTATATATCAATCGTTCGGAAGAAAAACATGTGGGGTTATTCGGTTTAGCGGGACCTACGGCTGTTTTTAAGGACATTGGGTTAGAGAATATCTCAGTTTTTGGAGCATATAAAGTGGGGGCTTTAGTCGGTGAAATGTTGGGTAAAGGTTGGGGTGAAGTAAACAATTGTTATGTTACGGGTTCCATCGAGGGAATAAACTATATAGGTGGGTCTATAGGCTATAAAAAGGGGGGTGTTTTAATCAATAATTATTCCTATTGTTCCATATCGGGGGAAAATTATATAGGCGGTCTAATTGGATACAACGAAGAAGGGTTAATTCATAAAAGTTATTTCAACGGTTCTATTTCAGCTACTAACTGGTATTGCGGTGGAATTGTGGGGTATCTTTCCTATGGAGAGACTGCTAACTGTTTTGCTATGGGCTATATAGAAGGACTGGAAAAGGTCGGGGGAATTGCAGGAAAAAATTATTATGGTACCGTAAATAATAGTTATTCCATTGCTCATATAACGGGCTCCTCAAATGTAGGAGGAATTATTGGATACAATGATTCAGGAATCGTAGCAAATTGTTTTTGGGATGTTGATGTATCAGGACAAAACTGGTCTGATGGAGGAGTTGGTAAATCAACCACCGAGATGAACCAGCAAAATACTTATATAGGTTGGGATTTCTTGGATACATGGAGTATTGTTAATGAATGCAGTTATCCATGGTTAAACAATATATTGAATCCATATTTAACTATAACACCAAACATTATAGGAATGTCTCAATCCGAAGCAGAATCATTAATCAAAGATTTTGGTCTAATAATTGGTATAGTGAGTGAAGAATGTAACGATAGTATCCCTCAAGGCACAGTAATCCGTCAGTTACCGGAGGAAAATACACAAAGTTTACCATGTAGTGTTATTGACTTTGTTGTATCAAGTGGACCCTGTTTT
It contains:
- a CDS encoding PASTA domain-containing protein, encoding MKLVLWNKLQIKPVIFFIIYSILFSFLTLCNAGYATVIPIASIEELQKIGTDYPLDGEYELSQDIDASDTVNWNDGAGFQPIGNGLNPFIGKFNGNGHKISYLYMNFPDCSNVGLFGYTGTGSEVSNVIIDSSWTVGLDYVGALVGRNLDGTIRNSGGKWGVVYGRYNVGGIVGMNNRTLTLCYSINSVVGENSVGNLSGYNSGSISYCYAVGKVSGLYNTGGLIGENYGLVDNCYSRSIVVGLRYHIGGLIGGTGGPTSSITNCYSTGAVSGLNFVGGLIGSNFNGTTPVTNSYWDKEFSGINTSDGGEGRTTLEMKRKLTYTDWNFNSIWAIVEEIEYPYLIALGPPDITLPPEINITSLDELNKIGRDTEYPWNGIYHLTKDIDASDTAYWDGGKGFTPIKVFFGEFHGHGHSIQNLYINRSEEKHVGLFGLAGPTAVFKDIGLENISVFGAYKVGALVGEMLGKGWGEVNNCYVTGSIEGINYIGGSIGYKKGGVLINNYSYCSISGENYIGGLIGYNEEGLIHKSYFNGSISATNWYCGGIVGYLSYGETANCFAMGYIEGLEKVGGIAGKNYYGTVNNSYSIAHITGSSNVGGIIGYNDSGIVANCFWDVDVSGQNWSDGGVGKSTTEMNQQNTYIGWDFLDTWSIVNECSYPWLNNILNPYLTITPNIIGMSQSEAESLIKDFGLIIGIVSEECNDSIPQGTVIRQLPEENTQSLPCSVIDFVVSSGPCFVEVPNIIGLTQSEAENIITAAGLSLGTVSEQCSEIEAGKVIGQTPEGGTQLSLGSSVNLIVSTGPCSDGEGIREGIWEGEGFIEGATEGSFEGEGTLEGNLEGMVEGTIEGEGTLEGEGISEGEVEGEYYPPHDADPNGDWEISLSELLRIIQFFNMGGYYPCPGQTEDNYCPGKLK